Proteins from a genomic interval of Falco rusticolus isolate bFalRus1 chromosome 7, bFalRus1.pri, whole genome shotgun sequence:
- the NMB gene encoding neuromedin-B isoform X1, whose protein sequence is MAARRCLLLLLCGAALGPAVRLDLAEHRNQVAKIKVNPRGSLWATGHFMGKKSVTGSPHLESPVEPAVPLAFGPSLRALLEDVMELLTRELLKILLQERLLDENQGKYDLTEQETGLLTKVLEKYFSN, encoded by the exons ATGGCGGCGCGGCGCTGCCTCCTACTGCTGCTGTGCGGCGCCGCGCTGGGCCCCGCCGTCCGCCTCGACCTGGCCGAGCACCGCAACCAGGTGGCCAAGATCAAGGTCAACCCCCGCGGCAGCCTCTGGGCCACAG GTCACTTCATGGGGAAGAAGAGCGTCACGGGCTCCCCGCACCTGGAGTCGCCGGTGGAGCCTGCAGTGCCATTGGCCTTCGGTCCTTCTCTCAGAGCTTTGCTGGAGGACGTGATGGAACTGCTTACCCGTGAGCTCCTGAAAATCCTCCTGCAGGAGAGACTTTTGGATGAGAACCAAGGAAAATATGACCTCACTGAACAG GAGACGGGGCTTTTAACAAAGGTGCTggagaagtatttttcaaactga
- the NMB gene encoding neuromedin-B isoform X2, whose translation MAARRCLLLLLCGAALGPAVRLDLAEHRNQVAKIKVNPRGSLWATGHFMGKKSVTGSPHLESPVEPAVPLAFGPSLRALLEDVMELLTRELLKILLQERLLDENQGKYDLTEQSLQKITESLKGMKSS comes from the exons ATGGCGGCGCGGCGCTGCCTCCTACTGCTGCTGTGCGGCGCCGCGCTGGGCCCCGCCGTCCGCCTCGACCTGGCCGAGCACCGCAACCAGGTGGCCAAGATCAAGGTCAACCCCCGCGGCAGCCTCTGGGCCACAG GTCACTTCATGGGGAAGAAGAGCGTCACGGGCTCCCCGCACCTGGAGTCGCCGGTGGAGCCTGCAGTGCCATTGGCCTTCGGTCCTTCTCTCAGAGCTTTGCTGGAGGACGTGATGGAACTGCTTACCCGTGAGCTCCTGAAAATCCTCCTGCAGGAGAGACTTTTGGATGAGAACCAAGGAAAATATGACCTCACTGAACAG TCACTGCAGAAGATAACTGAGAGCCTAAAAGGGATGAAATCCTCCTAG